Proteins from a genomic interval of Nostoc sp. TCL240-02:
- a CDS encoding tellurite resistance TerB family protein — MSKRKLPKGRSISSVALEPEVAIAILGLFSAAADGEGISSTEEYALSEFLGRVDLFEDYSEEDFEELTEKVVSLIEEEEPEDLIAQSIESLPNRGYREAAYITAILVVGIDEEVPEAEQDYISELQEALNISDERAQELIDAVFGEEEEEE; from the coding sequence ATGTCTAAACGCAAGTTGCCCAAAGGCCGTAGTATTAGTTCAGTTGCTCTAGAACCAGAAGTTGCGATCGCAATCCTTGGACTATTTTCCGCAGCAGCCGATGGTGAAGGTATTTCTTCAACAGAAGAATATGCTTTAAGTGAATTTCTCGGTCGGGTTGACTTATTTGAAGATTATTCTGAAGAAGACTTTGAAGAATTGACCGAAAAAGTCGTCAGTTTGATTGAAGAAGAAGAACCGGAAGATTTAATCGCCCAGTCCATCGAATCCTTACCCAATAGAGGCTATCGTGAAGCTGCATACATCACAGCTATCTTAGTGGTGGGGATTGATGAAGAAGTACCCGAAGCAGAACAAGATTATATCTCTGAGCTTCAGGAAGCCTTAAATATTTCAGACGAACGCGCACAAGAACTTATAGACGCAGTGTTTGGAGAAGAAGAGGAAGAAGAGTAA
- a CDS encoding GNAT family N-acetyltransferase — MTIRHATETDLPAIVAIYNAAIPSCMATADLEPVSVESRLPWFRARSPSQRPLWVIEVEGVIAGWLSFQSFYGRPAYNTTAEISIYIAPQFHRCGLGRQLLGQAISESRSLGLNTLLGFIFAHNEPSLNLFKTFGFQPWGHLPKVAEIDSVERDLVIMGLRIFDNNLWQNQSLIV, encoded by the coding sequence ATGACTATTCGCCATGCGACTGAAACTGACTTACCTGCAATTGTGGCAATTTATAATGCTGCAATTCCTAGCTGTATGGCAACTGCTGATTTAGAGCCAGTGTCTGTGGAAAGTCGCCTTCCTTGGTTTAGGGCGCGATCGCCTTCACAACGCCCGCTTTGGGTAATCGAAGTGGAGGGAGTAATTGCTGGATGGCTTAGTTTCCAATCCTTTTATGGGCGGCCCGCCTATAATACGACTGCTGAAATTAGTATTTATATAGCCCCTCAATTTCATCGCTGTGGTTTGGGACGACAACTATTAGGACAAGCAATTAGCGAAAGCCGTAGTTTGGGTTTAAATACCCTACTAGGCTTCATCTTTGCCCACAATGAGCCTAGTTTAAACCTTTTTAAAACATTTGGTTTTCAACCTTGGGGACATTTACCTAAAGTTGCCGAAATTGACAGCGTTGAACGAGATTTAGTAATAATGGGACTTAGAATTTTTGACAATAATTTATGGCAGAACCAATCTCTGATCGTTTGA
- the dacB gene encoding D-alanyl-D-alanine carboxypeptidase/D-alanyl-D-alanine-endopeptidase: MKLKTFNQPLGILLIFLTSQIGFSCIAKAQTQVAPTTSTKSICSTQLGTAIDGVINRPLFSRVRWGILVQPLSTGSTLYSRDAQKYFIPASNLKLLTTAAALQQLGANFRIRTSIYQNGNGVLRVVGRGDPSLSDTQLQTLAQQLKQKGITQIQRLIADDSYIQGDIVNPTWQWEDVQSDYGAPVSSFILNQNIFSLKLVPQAVGKSLQVVWIDPGEAKQWRTINQSITVAQNQPTYVNVTRELSGTALRIQGQLTTNSEPSLIDLPVIDPNYYFLRRFRAALATEKIPLGQTLVVTGGVHQEEIAFVESPPLSELLMETLQNSNNLYAEALLRALAGEKPRVKTKTSVDVGLEAVKASLTQLGVDPANYILVDGSGLSRRNLATPEAFVQTLRGMARTPAGYVYRASLPVAGKIGTLKGRFQNTSAEGIVQAKTGTLTGVVSLSGYINAPKYEPLVFSIIVNQSEQPATILRQAIDEIVVLLTQLQRC; encoded by the coding sequence GTGAAACTTAAGACTTTCAATCAACCACTGGGTATTTTGTTAATATTCTTGACTAGCCAGATAGGATTTAGTTGTATTGCGAAAGCACAAACCCAAGTCGCGCCAACAACCAGTACAAAATCAATTTGCTCTACCCAACTGGGAACAGCTATAGATGGTGTCATCAATCGTCCTTTATTTAGTCGGGTGCGTTGGGGAATTTTGGTACAACCTCTGTCAACGGGGTCAACTCTTTATAGTCGGGATGCTCAGAAATATTTTATTCCCGCCTCTAACCTTAAATTACTGACAACAGCAGCTGCATTGCAGCAATTGGGTGCTAATTTTCGGATTCGCACCTCTATTTATCAGAATGGCAATGGTGTTTTACGTGTTGTCGGTAGGGGAGATCCCAGCTTAAGTGATACTCAACTGCAAACATTAGCACAGCAGCTAAAACAAAAAGGTATTACTCAAATTCAGAGATTAATAGCTGATGATAGTTATATTCAAGGTGATATTGTTAACCCCACCTGGCAATGGGAAGATGTACAGTCAGACTATGGCGCACCAGTCAGCAGCTTTATTCTCAATCAAAATATTTTTAGCTTAAAACTTGTACCGCAGGCTGTAGGTAAATCCTTACAAGTAGTGTGGATTGATCCTGGCGAGGCGAAACAGTGGCGGACAATTAATCAGTCAATAACGGTTGCCCAAAATCAACCAACTTACGTCAACGTTACCCGCGAATTATCAGGAACAGCATTACGAATTCAAGGACAACTAACAACAAATTCTGAACCGTCTTTAATCGATTTGCCTGTAATTGACCCTAATTATTACTTCTTACGACGCTTCCGTGCTGCTTTGGCAACAGAAAAAATTCCTTTGGGGCAAACATTAGTGGTAACTGGTGGTGTTCATCAAGAGGAAATAGCTTTTGTAGAGTCACCACCTTTATCTGAATTATTAATGGAAACCCTTCAGAATAGTAATAATCTTTATGCTGAGGCACTATTGAGAGCATTAGCTGGAGAAAAACCCAGAGTGAAAACTAAAACTAGCGTTGATGTTGGTTTAGAAGCTGTCAAAGCGAGTTTAACTCAATTGGGAGTTGATCCAGCAAATTATATTTTAGTAGATGGTTCGGGTTTATCACGTCGGAACTTAGCGACACCAGAAGCTTTTGTACAAACTTTGCGAGGGATGGCAAGAACACCAGCAGGATATGTGTATCGCGCATCTTTACCCGTAGCAGGTAAAATTGGAACCTTAAAAGGGCGCTTTCAAAACACATCTGCTGAGGGCATTGTGCAAGCAAAAACAGGTACATTAACTGGTGTAGTTTCTCTATCTGGATATATAAATGCGCCTAAATATGAGCCGTTAGTTTTTAGTATTATTGTGAATCAATCGGAGCAACCTGCAACTATTCTGCGTCAGGCTATTGATGAAATCGTTGTGTTGTTAACGCAGTTGCAGCGTTGTTAA
- a CDS encoding MFS transporter, with translation MFPTEPAAVNNGFGALLKNRGFMLLWIGQLVSQLADKVFFVLMIALLENYSPLPGLARNSMYSTLMLSFTIPAILFGSAGGIFVDRLPKKLIMVGSDIVRGILTLCLPLLPRQFLILLILTFAISTVTQFFAPAEQAAIPLLVKRENLLAANALFSSTMMGALIVGFAIGEPILSLAKSLMGEEYGQELIVGGLYILSAAIMQPIKFKEHKPQQEHRASNHPWTEFTESLRYLKKNPLILNAMLQLTTLYCVFAALTVLTIQLAEEFGLKEKQFGFFLAAAGVGMVFGAAILGHWGDKLHQKPLPLIGFLMMALVLGVFTFTHNLLLALGLCAVLGVGAALIGVPMQTLIQQQTPSTMHGKVFGFQNHAVNIALALPLAITGPLTDALGLRTVLVAMSVVVVVVGVWAWQNTRKVLQDVL, from the coding sequence ATGTTTCCAACTGAACCAGCTGCTGTTAATAACGGGTTTGGCGCACTGCTAAAAAACCGTGGTTTTATGCTTCTGTGGATTGGGCAACTGGTGTCCCAGTTAGCAGATAAAGTTTTCTTCGTTCTGATGATTGCTCTGTTGGAGAACTACTCACCGCTTCCTGGGTTGGCACGAAACTCGATGTATTCAACCTTGATGCTGTCCTTTACAATACCAGCAATTTTGTTCGGTTCTGCTGGTGGTATCTTTGTTGACCGCTTGCCAAAAAAGCTAATTATGGTTGGCTCAGACATTGTGCGGGGAATATTAACCCTGTGTCTTCCTTTGTTACCACGACAGTTTCTGATTCTGTTAATCCTGACTTTTGCTATCTCCACAGTGACGCAGTTTTTTGCACCAGCCGAGCAAGCAGCCATTCCCCTGTTGGTGAAGCGAGAGAATTTGTTAGCAGCCAATGCGCTGTTTAGCAGCACGATGATGGGAGCTTTAATTGTTGGCTTTGCTATAGGAGAGCCGATTTTGAGTTTAGCGAAAAGCTTAATGGGAGAAGAATACGGACAAGAGCTTATAGTTGGTGGATTATACATATTATCGGCTGCAATCATGCAGCCAATTAAGTTTAAAGAACACAAACCCCAACAGGAACATCGAGCATCAAATCACCCTTGGACTGAATTCACAGAAAGCCTGCGCTATCTCAAGAAAAATCCTTTGATATTGAATGCCATGCTGCAACTGACAACCTTATATTGTGTGTTTGCAGCCTTAACGGTGCTGACAATTCAATTAGCTGAGGAGTTTGGTTTAAAAGAAAAACAATTTGGCTTTTTCTTAGCAGCAGCAGGGGTGGGTATGGTATTTGGCGCGGCGATTTTAGGTCACTGGGGTGATAAATTGCATCAAAAGCCCTTACCTTTAATTGGTTTTTTGATGATGGCATTGGTTTTAGGCGTGTTCACTTTTACGCACAACTTATTACTAGCGCTAGGACTCTGTGCAGTTTTGGGTGTAGGTGCTGCCCTAATTGGTGTACCTATGCAAACTTTAATTCAACAGCAAACACCATCTACCATGCACGGTAAAGTATTTGGCTTTCAAAATCATGCCGTCAACATCGCTCTGGCGTTACCCCTGGCAATTACTGGGCCATTAACTGATGCTCTGGGCTTGCGAACTGTGCTTGTAGCAATGAGTGTTGTTGTCGTAGTTGTTGGTGTTTGGGCTTGGCAAAATACCCGCAAAGTCTTGCAAGACGTACTTTAA
- a CDS encoding efflux RND transporter permease subunit, whose protein sequence is MWIVKLALRRPYTFVITSILIFVLGVVTITRMATDIFPEINIPVVSVIWSYSGVSPEEMEQRIVTTSERSFTTTVNDIEHIESQSLNGVSVIKVFFQPGAKIEAAVAQLTSNTQTILRGLPPGITPPLIIRYNASNVPILQLSVSSTSLSEQELYDNGNNFLRTQLATVQGASVPLPYGGKPRQIMVDIDPQALFAKGLSATDVTTAISAQNLILPGGNAKLGDREYSVRLNSSPQVLDALNNLPIKQINGTVIYIRDVAQVHDGFAVQNNIVRRDGRRSSLLTILKNGSASTLDVVARVKERLPKIQATLPKELDLEILFDQSIFVKASIHGVLTEGLIAACLTAAMILLFLGSWRSTLIVAISIPLSILCSIIALRLIGQTLNIMTLGGLSLAVGILVDDATVEIENIHRNLGQGKPLQQAILDGAQQIAVPAFISTLAICIVFIPIIFLTGVAQSLFMPLGMAVVFAMLASYLLSRTVVPMLAKFLLAKELHLYTEHENLENNSNGHVITKKDIFWRIHEQFNRQFEKFRQNYRNTLAKALNHRGVVFAMFGAFWVSALVLLPFVGQDFFPQVDAGQFRLHVRAPAGTRLEKTEQIFTQVENEIRQVIPEQELEIILDNIGLPVGGVNLAFSDTATIGAGDGEILVGLKEGKHHSTWQYVRQLRQTLTAQFPELTFFFQPADIVTQILNFGLPAPIDIQVIGPAKNRRDNYKIAKQIKNQIAQIPGAVDVHLHQVVDAPDLRINVDRSQAQRSGLTQRDVANNLLTSLSSSGQTSPNFWLDPIKGVSYLIAVQVPQYKLNSLEKIQNTPVANGSSSSQLLSNLAVVKRGKAPAVVNHYNVQPVFNIYANVQGRDLGGVANDIYKIVGQFQQKLPRGSSIIVKGQVETMNSSFLGLEVGLIFAIGLVYCLIVVNFQSWIDPFIIMMALPNALAGIVWILFVTNTTFSVPSLMGAIMSIGVATANSILLITFANEQRLIGEKAVSAALAAGYTRLRPVLMTAGAMIMGMLPMSLGLGEGGEQNAPLGRAVIGGLLAATVATLIFVPVIYSILRRKQPQNLELEEELSSTIKLTVANR, encoded by the coding sequence ATGTGGATTGTTAAACTTGCTCTTCGTCGCCCCTACACCTTTGTAATTACTTCTATACTTATTTTTGTTTTAGGAGTAGTTACTATTACGCGCATGGCAACGGACATTTTTCCAGAAATTAATATTCCTGTTGTCAGTGTAATTTGGTCTTATAGTGGTGTATCACCAGAAGAAATGGAACAGCGTATTGTTACGACTAGTGAACGCTCTTTTACAACCACTGTCAACGATATTGAACACATCGAATCACAATCACTCAATGGTGTTAGCGTCATTAAAGTTTTCTTCCAACCAGGAGCAAAAATTGAAGCAGCAGTAGCTCAACTTACCTCTAATACTCAAACAATTCTTCGAGGTTTACCTCCAGGAATTACACCTCCTTTAATTATTCGCTACAATGCCTCTAATGTGCCCATTCTTCAGCTAAGTGTTAGCAGCACATCCCTATCAGAGCAAGAACTTTACGATAACGGCAATAATTTTCTGCGGACTCAGCTAGCGACTGTTCAAGGTGCATCTGTACCATTACCTTATGGAGGTAAACCTCGGCAAATTATGGTAGACATTGACCCGCAGGCACTATTTGCCAAAGGTCTTTCAGCTACAGATGTCACAACCGCAATCAGCGCCCAAAATCTTATCTTACCTGGGGGAAATGCCAAATTAGGCGATCGCGAGTACAGTGTTCGACTCAATAGTAGTCCCCAAGTCTTAGACGCGTTAAACAATTTACCCATTAAACAAATTAACGGCACTGTAATTTATATACGTGATGTTGCCCAAGTCCATGATGGCTTTGCAGTACAGAACAATATCGTTCGTCGAGATGGACGGCGGTCTAGTTTATTAACTATTCTCAAAAATGGTAGTGCTTCAACTTTAGATGTTGTAGCTAGAGTCAAAGAAAGACTACCAAAAATTCAAGCTACATTACCTAAAGAATTAGATTTAGAAATCTTATTTGACCAATCGATATTTGTTAAAGCTTCCATCCACGGAGTATTAACCGAAGGATTGATTGCTGCTTGTTTAACTGCCGCGATGATTTTATTATTTTTAGGCAGTTGGCGTAGCACTTTAATTGTGGCAATTTCCATTCCTTTATCAATTCTTTGTTCTATTATTGCTTTGCGATTGATAGGACAGACTCTAAATATTATGACTTTGGGAGGTCTATCTTTAGCAGTTGGGATTTTAGTTGATGATGCCACAGTAGAAATTGAAAATATTCATCGGAATTTAGGACAAGGAAAACCTCTGCAACAAGCTATTTTAGATGGCGCACAACAAATAGCTGTTCCGGCTTTCATTTCTACCTTGGCAATTTGTATTGTTTTTATTCCAATTATCTTTTTAACTGGAGTAGCACAATCGCTATTTATGCCTTTAGGAATGGCGGTTGTTTTTGCTATGCTTGCCTCCTATCTACTGTCGCGGACAGTAGTACCAATGTTGGCAAAGTTTTTGCTTGCGAAGGAACTACATCTTTATACTGAACATGAAAATCTAGAGAATAACAGTAATGGTCATGTAATTACCAAAAAAGATATTTTCTGGCGAATTCATGAGCAGTTTAACCGCCAATTTGAGAAATTTCGCCAAAACTATCGAAATACTTTAGCCAAAGCTCTAAATCATCGCGGTGTAGTTTTTGCAATGTTTGGTGCTTTTTGGGTAAGCGCTTTAGTTTTACTACCTTTTGTCGGTCAAGATTTTTTCCCGCAAGTAGATGCAGGTCAGTTTCGGTTGCATGTCCGCGCTCCTGCGGGAACACGACTTGAAAAGACAGAACAGATTTTTACTCAAGTTGAAAATGAGATTCGCCAGGTTATTCCTGAGCAAGAATTAGAAATTATTCTTGACAATATTGGTTTACCTGTAGGTGGAGTCAACCTGGCTTTTAGCGACACAGCAACCATTGGCGCTGGTGATGGAGAAATTCTTGTAGGTCTTAAAGAAGGTAAACATCATTCTACTTGGCAATATGTTAGACAACTACGCCAAACATTAACCGCCCAATTTCCTGAATTAACCTTCTTTTTCCAACCTGCGGATATAGTAACTCAAATTCTCAATTTTGGTTTACCAGCGCCTATTGATATTCAGGTCATAGGCCCAGCTAAAAATCGTCGGGATAACTACAAAATTGCCAAACAAATCAAAAACCAAATAGCTCAAATTCCGGGAGCAGTTGATGTTCATTTACATCAAGTCGTCGATGCTCCAGACCTACGTATTAATGTAGATCGTTCTCAAGCACAACGTAGCGGTTTAACTCAACGAGATGTTGCCAATAACCTACTCACATCATTAAGTTCTAGTGGTCAAACATCACCTAATTTTTGGCTCGATCCTATTAAAGGAGTCAGTTATCTAATAGCAGTACAAGTTCCTCAGTACAAACTTAACTCGCTAGAAAAAATTCAGAATACTCCTGTAGCTAACGGTTCTAGCTCGTCACAACTTTTAAGCAATCTTGCTGTTGTTAAGCGTGGGAAAGCTCCTGCTGTTGTTAATCATTACAATGTACAGCCTGTATTTAATATTTACGCCAATGTTCAAGGTCGTGATTTAGGTGGTGTAGCCAACGATATTTATAAAATAGTTGGACAATTTCAGCAGAAGTTACCACGTGGCTCATCAATCATAGTGAAAGGCCAAGTAGAAACAATGAATTCATCTTTTCTAGGATTAGAAGTAGGATTGATATTTGCTATTGGATTAGTTTATTGCTTAATAGTAGTCAATTTTCAATCTTGGATTGATCCATTCATTATTATGATGGCACTGCCAAATGCTTTAGCAGGAATTGTTTGGATACTATTTGTGACGAATACAACGTTTAGTGTACCTTCTTTGATGGGTGCAATTATGAGTATTGGTGTTGCTACTGCCAATAGTATTTTGCTCATCACCTTTGCTAATGAGCAACGTCTAATAGGAGAAAAAGCTGTTTCTGCGGCTTTAGCTGCTGGTTATACCCGTTTGCGTCCAGTATTAATGACTGCTGGGGCCATGATTATGGGGATGTTGCCAATGTCTCTTGGTTTAGGAGAAGGTGGTGAACAAAATGCTCCTTTAGGACGTGCTGTAATTGGTGGATTATTAGCAGCAACAGTGGCAACTTTAATTTTTGTACCCGTAATTTACAGTATTTTGCGCCGAAAACAACCCCAAAATTTAGAGTTAGAGGAAGAACTATCCTCTACTATAAAATTAACTGTAGCCAATCGCTAA
- the ilvB gene encoding biosynthetic-type acetolactate synthase large subunit, with protein MRSRSVSAGESLSPISLTQTENQKQSRASSPPIVPKRASGGFALLDSLHRHGVDYIFGYPGGAILPIYDDLYKVEATGAIKHILVRHEQGAAHAADGYARATGKVGVCFGTSGPGATNLVTGIATAYMDSIPMIVVTGQVARPSIGTDAFQETDIYGITLPIVKHSYVVRDPKDMARIVAEAFHIASTGRPGPVLIDVPKDVALEEFDYVPVKPGSVKLRGYRPTVKGNPRQINAAIQLITESRRPLLYIGGGAIAAGAHEEIKELAELFNIPVTTTLMGIGAFDEHHPLALGMLGMHGTAYANFAVSDCDLLICIGARFDDRVTGKLDEFASRAKVIHIDIDPAEVGKNRIPEVPIVGDVRNVLVDLLRRCKETGVKATPNQNQEWLNLVNRWREEYPLIVPHHADSISPQEVIVEVNSQAPNAFYTTDVGQHQMWSAQFLKNGPRRWISSAGLGTMGFGLPAAMGAKVAFPDEEVICISGDASFQMCLQELGTLAQYGINVKTIIINNGWQGMVRQWQQAFYGERYSCSNMEVGMPDVELLAKAYGIKGMVISDRSQLKDAIAEMLAHKGPVILNVHVTRDENCYPMVVPGKSNAQMVGLQKLSPKAAAEPVYCSNCNAKNAPNHNFCAECGTKL; from the coding sequence GTGCGTTCACGAAGTGTCTCCGCAGGAGAATCGCTCTCCCCAATTAGTCTCACACAAACTGAGAATCAAAAACAGTCTCGTGCTTCTAGCCCGCCAATCGTGCCCAAACGTGCATCTGGCGGTTTTGCTCTCCTTGACAGCCTTCATCGCCACGGCGTTGATTATATTTTTGGTTATCCTGGTGGGGCAATTCTACCAATTTATGACGACCTGTATAAGGTGGAAGCAACTGGTGCTATTAAGCATATTCTCGTGAGACACGAACAAGGCGCAGCCCACGCCGCAGACGGTTACGCCCGTGCAACTGGGAAGGTAGGAGTATGCTTTGGCACTTCTGGTCCAGGAGCAACCAACTTGGTGACAGGGATCGCCACCGCCTACATGGATTCAATCCCAATGATTGTGGTTACGGGGCAGGTAGCACGGCCGTCCATTGGTACAGATGCCTTTCAGGAAACCGATATTTACGGCATTACGCTACCCATCGTGAAGCACTCTTATGTAGTGCGTGACCCCAAAGACATGGCGCGAATTGTCGCCGAAGCTTTCCACATCGCTAGCACTGGACGACCAGGGCCAGTTTTAATTGATGTGCCCAAGGATGTAGCTTTAGAAGAATTTGACTATGTACCTGTAAAACCAGGTTCAGTAAAGTTACGCGGTTATCGTCCCACCGTGAAGGGAAATCCCCGGCAAATTAACGCTGCAATTCAGTTGATTACTGAAAGTCGCCGTCCTCTACTGTATATCGGTGGTGGTGCGATCGCAGCTGGTGCCCATGAAGAAATCAAAGAACTAGCTGAATTATTCAACATTCCTGTCACCACCACCTTAATGGGGATCGGTGCATTTGACGAACATCATCCCCTAGCTTTGGGAATGTTGGGGATGCACGGCACTGCTTACGCTAACTTTGCCGTTAGTGATTGTGATTTGCTAATTTGCATTGGCGCTAGATTTGACGATCGCGTTACAGGCAAATTAGACGAATTCGCCTCCCGCGCGAAAGTCATTCACATCGACATCGATCCTGCTGAAGTCGGCAAAAACCGGATTCCCGAAGTGCCCATCGTCGGCGATGTGCGGAACGTTTTAGTAGACTTGTTGCGTCGCTGCAAAGAAACAGGCGTTAAGGCTACACCTAATCAAAACCAAGAGTGGTTAAATTTAGTCAACCGTTGGCGCGAAGAGTATCCTCTCATAGTGCCACATCACGCCGACAGCATTTCCCCCCAAGAAGTGATTGTAGAAGTCAATAGCCAAGCACCCAACGCTTTCTACACCACAGATGTGGGACAACATCAAATGTGGTCAGCACAATTCCTCAAAAACGGCCCAAGGCGCTGGATTTCTAGCGCTGGTTTGGGAACGATGGGTTTTGGCTTACCTGCGGCAATGGGCGCGAAAGTGGCATTTCCTGATGAAGAAGTCATCTGTATTAGCGGTGATGCCAGTTTCCAAATGTGTTTGCAAGAACTTGGTACACTTGCACAGTATGGAATAAATGTCAAGACAATAATTATCAATAACGGCTGGCAAGGGATGGTGCGACAGTGGCAGCAAGCCTTCTATGGTGAGCGTTACTCATGCTCCAACATGGAAGTAGGGATGCCAGACGTAGAGTTGTTAGCAAAAGCTTATGGCATTAAGGGTATGGTAATTAGCGATCGCAGTCAATTAAAAGATGCGATCGCCGAAATGCTGGCACACAAAGGGCCAGTAATCTTAAATGTCCACGTCACCAGAGACGAAAACTGCTATCCAATGGTAGTCCCTGGCAAGAGCAACGCTCAAATGGTTGGCTTGCAAAAGCTATCGCCCAAAGCAGCAGCAGAGCCAGTTTATTGTAGTAACTGCAATGCCAAAAATGCTCCTAACCACAACTTCTGCGCTGAGTGTGGGACAAAGTTGTAA